From the genome of uncultured Fibrobacter sp., one region includes:
- a CDS encoding TIGR02147 family protein: MKPITEYQDYRRYMRDFYEEQKKSGFTWREFSKDAGFASPSYLKLVCEGKSSLSRVGLPRVACAMKLTGYERTYFEKMVEFGNATNDEKKKAAFAELNRIAKEQKARVIDADTFAYYESAVNSIVRELAPLMPGALPGEMAKKIKHAFTAQQVRDSLALLTKAGFLKETDENTYRQTDKAITGSTEAIPLALRSMNREMSDLAKEAIDSVDVGERNISGVTMGLDAQTFARISEEVNNCRKRIIALANECKKIEQVYRLNLQFFPLTDRV; the protein is encoded by the coding sequence ATGAAGCCGATAACCGAATATCAAGATTACCGTCGCTATATGCGGGACTTCTACGAAGAACAAAAGAAGTCCGGCTTTACGTGGCGTGAATTTTCGAAGGATGCCGGATTTGCCTCGCCGTCGTACCTCAAGCTTGTATGCGAAGGGAAATCGTCTCTTAGCCGTGTCGGGCTCCCGCGTGTGGCGTGCGCCATGAAACTTACCGGCTACGAACGCACCTATTTCGAAAAGATGGTGGAATTTGGGAATGCGACAAATGACGAAAAGAAAAAGGCAGCCTTTGCCGAACTCAACCGTATTGCCAAGGAACAAAAGGCCCGCGTTATCGATGCAGACACGTTTGCCTACTATGAATCTGCGGTGAACTCCATTGTCCGTGAACTTGCTCCCTTGATGCCGGGCGCACTCCCGGGCGAAATGGCGAAAAAGATAAAGCACGCTTTCACGGCTCAGCAAGTCCGCGATTCGCTTGCCCTGTTGACCAAGGCGGGTTTCCTCAAAGAGACGGACGAAAACACCTACCGCCAGACAGACAAGGCGATAACCGGCTCGACCGAGGCGATCCCGCTTGCGCTCCGTTCCATGAACCGCGAGATGTCCGACCTTGCCAAGGAAGCCATTGATTCCGTTGATGTAGGTGAACGCAACATTTCGGGTGTCACGATGGGGCTTGATGCGCAGACGTTCGCCCGGATTAGCGAGGAAGTCAACAATTGCCGTAAACGCATTATCGCACTCGCGAACGAATGCAAAAAAATTGAACAAGTCTACCGTCTCAACTTGCAGTTTTTCCCGCTGACGGATAGGGTATAG
- a CDS encoding outer membrane beta-barrel protein — translation MAYGARLGAGVNSVISDAERDIYPEIVGLGGELSFDVMYKISQKLYLHPAVGVEYRDFRAYEEGNVSADCDWGCGSESWKGDDVNSFVYLDIPVMVQWRIPRILYLEAGAFVDVLLLAHEEDARPEKYRSSRCYDDKQFGAGVTAGLGHEFSSGLFVDLRVSFQLTDLVDGDRRCLTNVREEFEMREENGEYHTKVVDRHEEYLGGDYYNLLKLQVGVGYWF, via the coding sequence ATGGCTTATGGAGCCCGCCTTGGTGCTGGGGTCAATTCTGTCATCTCGGATGCGGAGCGGGATATCTATCCCGAAATTGTCGGGCTTGGTGGTGAACTCTCGTTCGATGTTATGTACAAGATAAGCCAGAAGTTGTACCTGCATCCTGCCGTGGGTGTGGAATATCGGGATTTTCGGGCATATGAAGAAGGTAATGTGTCGGCGGATTGTGACTGGGGTTGCGGCAGCGAAAGCTGGAAAGGCGATGACGTGAATTCGTTTGTTTATCTGGATATTCCCGTGATGGTGCAATGGCGCATTCCTCGCATCCTTTATCTCGAGGCGGGTGCGTTTGTGGATGTTTTGCTCCTGGCTCATGAGGAGGACGCCAGGCCGGAGAAATACCGCTCCTCAAGATGCTACGATGACAAACAATTTGGAGCGGGCGTTACCGCGGGCTTGGGACATGAATTCTCGTCGGGGCTCTTTGTGGATTTGCGCGTTTCGTTCCAGCTTACGGACCTAGTGGACGGGGATAGGCGCTGCCTCACGAATGTGCGCGAGGAATTCGAAATGAGGGAAGAAAATGGTGAATACCACACCAAGGTGGTCGACCGACACGAAGAGTACCTGGGCGGAGATTATTACAATCTGCTGAAATTGCAGGTTGGAGTCGGTTACTGGTTCTAG
- a CDS encoding TIGR02147 family protein, with product MNPITEYQDYRRYMREFYEERKRVSDFSWREFTKLAGFSSSGYLKLVCDGKTRLSRVGAARVAGAMNLSGYQADYFCMMVDFCEAQDDVARLRIFEKMCFLAKENKVHVVGAEAVEYFGSWLNLVVRELAPIMPGAKPSEIAKNCIPEATAGEVRNSLERMLRLGLLERDCYGNYRQTDRWISNGGVPVPMSLQAMQKQFALLAADALDTIPKEERNVSGLTFGADEKTYLLLMDEANKFRRHVMDIVSKVKKYDRVYRLNLQLFPLSRKGDAENE from the coding sequence ATGAATCCGATTACTGAATATCAAGATTACCGGCGATATATGCGCGAATTCTACGAGGAACGCAAGAGGGTTTCCGATTTCTCGTGGCGCGAATTCACGAAACTTGCGGGATTTTCGTCGTCCGGCTACTTGAAACTTGTCTGTGACGGAAAGACTCGATTGAGTCGTGTCGGTGCGGCGAGGGTGGCCGGAGCCATGAACCTGTCTGGTTACCAGGCGGACTACTTTTGCATGATGGTTGATTTTTGCGAAGCGCAGGACGATGTGGCGCGACTCCGTATTTTTGAGAAAATGTGCTTTTTGGCGAAAGAGAACAAAGTGCATGTTGTGGGAGCGGAGGCGGTTGAATATTTCGGATCGTGGTTGAACTTGGTGGTGCGCGAACTGGCTCCGATTATGCCGGGGGCGAAGCCTTCTGAAATCGCAAAGAACTGCATACCCGAGGCGACTGCGGGCGAGGTGCGCAATTCCTTGGAACGGATGCTTAGACTTGGGCTTTTGGAAAGGGATTGCTACGGGAATTACAGGCAGACGGATCGTTGGATTTCAAATGGCGGTGTGCCTGTCCCCATGTCGTTACAGGCGATGCAAAAGCAGTTTGCTCTCTTGGCGGCCGATGCGCTGGATACGATTCCGAAGGAGGAACGCAATGTTTCGGGACTTACCTTCGGTGCAGACGAAAAGACTTATTTGCTGCTCATGGACGAAGCCAATAAGTTCCGGCGGCATGTGATGGATATTGTTTCGAAGGTCAAAAAATACGATAGGGTTTATCGGTTGAATTTGCAACTATTTCCGCTGAGTCGGAAGGGGGATGCTGAAAATGAATAA
- a CDS encoding 50S ribosomal protein L11 methyltransferase, producing the protein MQKVDTWYKAEGYCPAEEFELASYLLFEAGVATLEELDPKAEGRTDFCFYTGDKAERDRIVAEFPQYHFTLSDEPAKDWDKWWRDRAQPVSVSPHLWVRPPWVEFTPDDPQAVVLELEAKTAFGTGEHDTTSSCATLMENIDFNGKTVLDIGTGTGILAMYARRLGAKLAVGTEIDPLTIPCIAENFERNGFDKSDCILGFLDAFKDGAKFDVILCNMIRSELWPLRDDIEDLLAKGGELIISGQLLTEKDYILRWFEEAGFKVKVERESGEWWSVLACS; encoded by the coding sequence ATGCAGAAAGTCGATACATGGTACAAGGCGGAGGGCTACTGCCCTGCCGAAGAATTTGAACTGGCGAGCTACTTGCTGTTTGAAGCGGGTGTGGCGACGCTCGAGGAATTGGACCCCAAGGCGGAAGGCCGTACGGACTTTTGCTTTTATACGGGCGACAAGGCGGAACGCGACCGCATCGTGGCCGAGTTCCCGCAGTACCATTTTACGCTGAGCGATGAGCCTGCGAAGGATTGGGACAAGTGGTGGCGCGACCGCGCACAGCCTGTGTCTGTTTCTCCGCATCTCTGGGTGCGCCCGCCTTGGGTGGAATTCACGCCCGATGACCCGCAGGCTGTGGTGCTTGAACTCGAGGCGAAGACGGCTTTTGGTACAGGCGAACACGACACGACAAGCAGTTGTGCGACTCTCATGGAAAATATTGATTTCAACGGCAAAACCGTGCTCGACATCGGTACGGGTACGGGCATCCTCGCAATGTACGCCCGTCGCCTGGGGGCAAAGCTTGCCGTGGGCACGGAAATTGACCCGCTCACCATTCCTTGCATTGCCGAAAATTTTGAACGCAACGGTTTCGACAAGAGCGACTGCATTCTCGGATTCTTGGATGCGTTCAAGGACGGCGCAAAATTTGACGTCATCCTCTGCAACATGATCCGTAGCGAACTCTGGCCCCTGCGCGACGATATTGAGGATTTGCTTGCTAAGGGCGGTGAACTCATCATCTCGGGCCAGCTCCTGACCGAAAAGGACTACATTCTCCGTTGGTTCGAAGAAGCCGGTTTCAAGGTGAAAGTCGAGCGCGAAAGCGGCGAGTGGTGGAGTGTGCTGGCTTGCTCTTAA
- a CDS encoding SagB/ThcOx family dehydrogenase, translating into MKLRLLPIVALMLPLMALSAEVGDVVKFDAPPTKVGRDVMQAFANRKSGTSFSGRPVPVKDLGNILWAANGINRPESGMRTAPSALNKQDIDIYIFDQKNVYKYDPKPHAMNLVVKGDHRSLFTERMKTPVIILLVSDVSKFDGGGYGTEDDFRRMGAFDAGIVSQNISIYCSALGIATRVRASMDGPGIQKLLGLSAKQIPMLNHAVGYNK; encoded by the coding sequence ATGAAACTGAGATTATTGCCTATTGTGGCTCTAATGTTGCCTTTGATGGCGTTGTCTGCGGAAGTAGGCGATGTGGTCAAGTTCGACGCTCCACCGACGAAGGTGGGCCGAGATGTAATGCAGGCTTTTGCAAATCGCAAGTCCGGCACCAGCTTTAGCGGTCGTCCGGTTCCGGTGAAAGACCTGGGGAATATCCTTTGGGCTGCCAACGGGATTAACCGGCCCGAGTCGGGGATGCGTACGGCTCCGTCTGCATTGAACAAGCAAGATATCGACATCTACATTTTCGACCAGAAGAACGTTTACAAGTACGATCCCAAGCCACATGCGATGAACCTTGTGGTGAAGGGCGACCATCGTTCGCTGTTTACCGAACGCATGAAGACTCCGGTGATTATCTTGCTGGTGAGCGACGTGTCCAAGTTCGACGGTGGCGGCTACGGGACTGAGGATGATTTCCGACGCATGGGCGCTTTCGATGCCGGTATCGTTTCGCAGAATATTTCGATATATTGTTCTGCTCTAGGTATCGCGACGCGAGTCCGTGCCAGCATGGACGGTCCGGGAATCCAGAAACTGCTGGGCCTGAGTGCAAAGCAAATCCCGATGCTGAATCACGCCGTCGGGTATAACAAGTAA
- the rsmG gene encoding 16S rRNA (guanine(527)-N(7))-methyltransferase RsmG, producing MAKSSWSKKGPARGASALGKDFVPHMKAPRTEFPLFNGKRVTPSLAGLDKLLHYYGVELQGKTLEQIWEFHQLLRANNDDQDLTRLNAFETMVERHYADCTLINAFVPEWPARMIDVGSGAGFPGIPLKLVNPQIRLTLCEPRPNRINFLNMVIEKMGLKGIDVFGHKVTSRSMTLPVDGVISRAFEWMEKTLPRLENSLKVGGRVYFMKGPAVADELKVFHPEDFGYKIVGKHFYTIPNSTQERALIILERVE from the coding sequence ATGGCTAAATCATCCTGGTCGAAAAAAGGGCCCGCTCGTGGGGCCAGTGCGTTGGGAAAGGACTTTGTCCCGCACATGAAGGCTCCGCGTACGGAATTTCCGCTGTTTAACGGCAAGCGCGTGACTCCGTCTTTGGCGGGGCTAGACAAGCTCTTGCATTATTACGGTGTGGAACTGCAGGGGAAAACTCTGGAGCAGATTTGGGAATTCCACCAGTTGCTGCGGGCAAACAACGACGACCAGGACTTGACTCGACTCAACGCTTTCGAAACGATGGTGGAACGCCACTATGCGGACTGCACGCTCATCAACGCGTTTGTTCCTGAGTGGCCCGCCCGCATGATCGATGTGGGCAGCGGAGCCGGGTTCCCGGGCATTCCGCTGAAACTCGTCAATCCCCAGATTCGCCTTACTTTGTGCGAACCGCGCCCGAACCGCATCAATTTTTTGAACATGGTTATCGAGAAGATGGGGCTCAAAGGCATTGACGTGTTTGGCCACAAGGTCACGAGCCGCAGTATGACGCTCCCCGTGGATGGTGTCATCAGCCGCGCTTTCGAATGGATGGAAAAGACTCTGCCGCGTCTGGAAAATTCACTCAAGGTCGGTGGCCGCGTGTACTTTATGAAGGGCCCTGCTGTAGCCGACGAACTCAAGGTGTTCCACCCTGAGGACTTTGGCTACAAGATTGTCGGCAAGCATTTCTATACGATTCCCAACAGCACGCAAGAACGCGCTCTGATCATACTTGAACGAGTGGAGTAG
- a CDS encoding WbqC family protein gives MIIAGNQPYFIPYIAYWQLMTACDLFLIGDDYAFIKDGWVQRNRILRQGKPTYFGLEISKISPNRLINQTELIEINSTKKLKDLYYCYHSAPFFNRGYSLMEKIFSFPEKDLTAFLVNSIEIIREYLGIKTKMMFTSQIEGNCRYKCEQRIFDFCDRLGGTTYINAIGGQSLYKKDEFAEHGIELKFIHSHCREYKQLGGAFVPGLSILDVIMFNSREEIAQMLGEFTLE, from the coding sequence GTGATTATCGCCGGAAACCAACCGTATTTTATCCCCTATATTGCATACTGGCAACTCATGACAGCATGCGACTTGTTCTTGATTGGGGACGATTACGCATTCATCAAAGATGGATGGGTACAACGCAACCGGATATTGCGGCAAGGGAAACCAACCTATTTCGGATTGGAAATCAGCAAAATCAGCCCTAATAGACTAATCAATCAAACGGAACTGATTGAAATCAATTCAACAAAGAAACTGAAAGACCTCTATTACTGTTATCACTCGGCTCCGTTTTTCAATCGAGGATACAGCTTAATGGAAAAAATTTTCTCATTCCCAGAAAAAGACCTCACCGCATTTTTGGTAAACTCCATTGAAATCATCCGTGAATATCTGGGAATAAAGACAAAGATGATGTTCACATCGCAAATCGAAGGGAATTGCCGGTACAAATGTGAACAGCGCATTTTTGATTTTTGCGACAGATTAGGAGGCACCACCTACATCAACGCAATCGGGGGGCAATCGCTATACAAAAAAGACGAATTTGCAGAACACGGAATAGAACTCAAATTCATCCATTCCCATTGCCGCGAATACAAGCAACTAGGAGGAGCATTCGTCCCCGGGCTTTCTATACTCGATGTCATCATGTTCAATTCTCGCGAAGAAATCGCACAGATGCTGGGCGAATTCACATTGGAGTAA
- a CDS encoding YgiQ family radical SAM protein: MYDPRFLPICKEDLDELGWDYVDVIIVSADAYVDHPCFGHAVVGRLFEHEGLRVAILPQPNWRDDLRDFKKLGKPRLFFAISSGMDSMVNHYTAAKRLRSDDAFTPGNKAGFRPDYATYTYAKILKKLYPDVPLMIGGLESSLRRVTHYDYWSDKLKPSILFDTQADLLVYGMGEKPLKEMVRLLKKGVPFSSLHSIPQTAYLVPKGNIPKSNQWEDLRLASYEECTASKRTQMENCRKVDIECNKWFQHRVLQDVAEQTVVINPAYPPLEYGELDESFEYPYAREPHPRYKKRGNVPAFDMIKFSINTHRGCFGGCSFCAINAHQGKFIASRSRESILREVDLITKMDGFAGTITDLGGPSANMYNMRGRDQSRCQKCARASCLTPKICDNMDTHHKEILELYREVRNHPKVKHLFIGSGVRYDMLLQETDDEELRKDHEEYARELIDYHVSGRLKVAPEHTSDEVLKLMRKPSFTLFHKFKEFFDDECKRIGKRQQIIPYFISSHPGCTEADMAELALETKQLGFQLEQVQDFTPTPMTIATEMFYSELTPDGKPLYVAKTPEQKKSQRQFFFWYIPENRPQIRATLERLKLGKIGRLLLSRSAMAEGKEFFPSKEREENAEYREREQQKREQRSVTIVPKKVGEKGRWENSARRERRAAQFGEASGNNQRDFNRENRDRREDNRNERREFHANRDSRDFNKNRSNNRNNGGNKGGNKNFSPVQFSSRRRGR; encoded by the coding sequence ATGTACGACCCGCGATTTTTACCCATCTGCAAAGAAGACCTGGACGAACTCGGCTGGGACTATGTGGACGTGATTATCGTGAGTGCCGATGCCTACGTAGACCACCCGTGTTTCGGGCATGCCGTAGTGGGCAGGCTTTTCGAACATGAAGGTTTGCGGGTCGCGATTCTGCCGCAGCCCAACTGGCGCGACGACCTGCGCGATTTCAAGAAACTCGGCAAGCCCCGACTGTTCTTCGCGATTTCGAGCGGCATGGACAGCATGGTGAACCATTACACCGCAGCCAAGCGCCTCCGCAGCGACGACGCGTTCACTCCCGGGAACAAGGCCGGGTTCCGTCCCGATTATGCGACGTACACCTACGCAAAGATTTTAAAGAAGCTCTACCCCGATGTGCCGCTGATGATTGGCGGGCTGGAATCGAGCCTGCGCCGCGTGACGCATTATGACTACTGGAGCGACAAATTAAAGCCGAGCATCCTGTTCGATACGCAGGCAGACCTCCTCGTTTACGGCATGGGCGAAAAGCCCTTGAAAGAGATGGTCAGGTTATTAAAGAAGGGAGTGCCGTTCTCTAGCCTGCATTCCATCCCGCAAACAGCCTATCTTGTGCCCAAGGGGAACATTCCCAAAAGCAACCAGTGGGAAGACTTGCGACTTGCGAGCTACGAGGAATGCACAGCAAGCAAACGCACACAGATGGAAAACTGCCGCAAGGTGGACATCGAATGCAACAAGTGGTTCCAGCACCGCGTATTGCAAGACGTTGCAGAACAGACGGTCGTGATCAACCCCGCGTACCCGCCTCTTGAATACGGCGAACTCGACGAAAGTTTTGAATACCCCTACGCCCGCGAGCCACACCCGCGTTACAAGAAGCGCGGAAACGTGCCTGCGTTCGACATGATCAAGTTCAGCATTAACACGCACCGCGGATGTTTCGGCGGTTGCAGTTTCTGCGCCATCAACGCGCACCAGGGCAAGTTCATCGCGAGCCGTAGCCGCGAAAGCATCTTGCGCGAAGTGGATTTGATTACCAAGATGGACGGCTTTGCCGGCACCATCACCGACTTGGGCGGCCCCAGCGCCAACATGTACAACATGCGTGGCCGCGACCAGAGCCGTTGCCAGAAGTGCGCACGAGCCAGTTGCCTCACGCCCAAGATTTGCGACAACATGGATACGCACCACAAGGAGATTCTGGAACTCTACCGCGAAGTGCGCAACCACCCGAAGGTGAAGCACCTGTTCATCGGCAGTGGAGTGCGTTACGACATGCTGTTGCAGGAGACGGATGACGAAGAACTGCGCAAGGATCACGAGGAATACGCCCGCGAACTTATCGACTACCACGTGAGCGGGCGCCTGAAAGTCGCACCGGAACACACAAGCGACGAAGTGCTCAAGCTTATGCGCAAACCGAGCTTCACGCTGTTCCACAAGTTCAAGGAATTCTTTGACGACGAATGCAAGCGCATCGGCAAGCGCCAGCAGATTATACCTTACTTTATCAGCAGCCACCCCGGGTGTACCGAAGCCGACATGGCGGAACTCGCGCTCGAGACAAAGCAGCTTGGATTCCAGCTGGAGCAGGTGCAGGACTTTACGCCCACGCCGATGACAATTGCGACCGAGATGTTCTACAGCGAACTTACGCCCGACGGAAAGCCGCTTTACGTGGCAAAGACGCCGGAACAAAAGAAAAGCCAGCGGCAGTTCTTCTTCTGGTACATTCCAGAGAACCGCCCGCAAATCCGTGCCACGCTTGAACGCCTCAAACTCGGAAAAATCGGCAGGTTATTGCTGAGCCGTAGCGCGATGGCCGAAGGCAAGGAATTCTTCCCGAGCAAAGAACGCGAAGAAAACGCCGAGTACCGCGAGCGCGAACAGCAGAAACGCGAACAGCGCTCCGTCACCATCGTACCGAAGAAAGTCGGCGAGAAGGGCCGTTGGGAAAACTCCGCCCGCAGGGAACGTCGCGCCGCGCAGTTCGGCGAAGCATCCGGCAACAACCAGCGCGACTTCAACCGCGAAAACCGCGACCGTCGCGAGGACAACCGTAACGAACGGCGTGAATTCCATGCCAACCGCGACAGCCGCGACTTCAACAAGAATCGCAGCAACAATCGCAATAACGGCGGAAACAAGGGCGGAAACAAAAATTTCTCCCCTGTGCAATTCAGTTCGCGCCGCCGCGGACGATAA
- a CDS encoding DUF4172 domain-containing protein: protein MLYIHQFPDWTRFRFDSKAIINELGQVRLEEGRLLGISEMLDDDTLEAETIVRDIIATYAIDGQQLDSEIVKEQVSKKEKADNAAFRSLIGAIRNFRDDIDEARILGWHATLAGKPQRQYRSGPGQVLSRTDNSVVFAGPGPERLPHEMGNFIKWLNTTQLDSVLKAAIAQFWFLTIRPFDEANGKIARAITNLLLARAESSGHLRYSLNEQILNDIDNYFKILSATQSGNGDLTEWILWFLKTLRNAIREGRSAIKPHAEAVRFKGKKGAEGIQPRAQKIVDAVIAGKIPQPFKVTDVAKFTGTSHDSALRDIQKLIAQKLVAPSKKGGRSTSYSLIL, encoded by the coding sequence ATGCTGTACATTCACCAGTTCCCTGACTGGACCCGTTTCCGGTTCGATTCCAAGGCCATCATCAACGAGCTCGGCCAAGTCCGCCTCGAAGAGGGCCGACTTTTGGGTATATCGGAAATGCTCGACGACGACACGCTCGAAGCCGAGACCATCGTACGCGACATCATCGCGACATACGCCATCGACGGGCAACAGCTGGACAGCGAAATTGTAAAGGAGCAAGTCAGCAAGAAAGAGAAGGCAGACAACGCCGCCTTCAGGAGCCTCATAGGCGCCATCCGGAATTTCCGCGACGACATTGACGAAGCCCGAATCCTAGGGTGGCACGCAACACTGGCCGGCAAGCCACAACGCCAGTACCGCAGCGGTCCGGGACAAGTTCTTTCGCGCACCGATAACTCGGTCGTGTTCGCAGGGCCCGGCCCGGAACGCCTCCCGCACGAAATGGGAAACTTCATAAAATGGCTCAACACGACGCAACTGGATTCCGTCCTCAAGGCGGCCATTGCACAATTCTGGTTTCTCACCATCCGCCCCTTCGACGAGGCGAACGGAAAAATCGCAAGAGCCATCACAAACCTGCTCCTCGCCCGTGCCGAATCCTCGGGACATCTGCGGTATTCGCTCAACGAACAAATCCTGAACGATATCGACAATTACTTTAAAATTCTCTCCGCAACGCAATCCGGCAACGGCGACCTCACGGAATGGATTCTGTGGTTCCTCAAGACCTTGCGCAATGCAATACGCGAAGGGCGCTCCGCAATAAAGCCTCACGCCGAAGCCGTCCGGTTCAAGGGCAAGAAAGGCGCCGAGGGCATACAGCCCCGCGCCCAGAAAATCGTAGATGCAGTCATTGCCGGAAAAATTCCGCAACCGTTCAAAGTCACAGATGTCGCCAAATTTACCGGAACAAGTCACGACAGCGCATTACGCGATATCCAGAAACTCATCGCACAAAAACTCGTCGCCCCTAGTAAAAAGGGCGGCCGGAGCACAAGCTACAGCCTCATTCTCTAG
- a CDS encoding diguanylate cyclase: MFLQPMLFFSCGGFSSAMPLYFVAGILLLSLGPSGLAKNILFVLSLIVFLLTFFVANAYPQTVTQISPDMEVIDMAVSLVVLGSGVFALGSYLLGAYEKELVENKNLVGKLDFLAKHDSLTGLCNRRYLLDYLGNIVWLERNGYYIAMYRVNNIEQIRETHGPFFCDSVICDVGRLIGQMGLVGGGECVAYFGNHDFVHVMQADSEIEVLSRAEKFRDEVTHLSWAEHPEVGVTVSGIVTACSGHGYSNTTQLLQAVYGQLSHFNAIDKNTIRKI, translated from the coding sequence ATGTTCTTGCAACCGATGTTGTTCTTTTCTTGCGGCGGTTTTTCGAGTGCGATGCCCCTGTATTTCGTTGCGGGCATATTGCTCCTTTCTTTGGGACCATCCGGTTTGGCGAAGAATATTTTGTTTGTACTTTCGTTGATTGTTTTCTTGCTAACCTTTTTTGTCGCCAATGCCTACCCGCAGACGGTTACGCAAATTTCTCCTGATATGGAAGTCATCGACATGGCAGTTTCTCTTGTGGTTTTGGGGTCAGGGGTGTTTGCCTTGGGGAGCTATTTGCTTGGGGCTTACGAAAAGGAACTCGTAGAAAACAAGAACCTTGTGGGAAAGCTGGATTTTTTGGCGAAGCATGATTCGCTTACGGGGCTTTGCAATCGTCGTTACTTGTTGGATTATCTTGGCAACATTGTGTGGCTGGAACGGAACGGGTATTATATCGCGATGTACCGCGTCAACAACATAGAACAAATCCGGGAAACGCACGGGCCGTTCTTCTGCGATAGCGTGATTTGCGATGTGGGCCGTCTCATTGGCCAAATGGGTTTGGTGGGTGGCGGCGAATGCGTTGCTTATTTTGGTAATCACGATTTTGTGCATGTGATGCAAGCGGATTCGGAAATCGAAGTGTTGTCGCGTGCTGAGAAATTCCGCGACGAGGTGACGCACCTTTCTTGGGCGGAACACCCGGAGGTGGGCGTAACTGTGAGCGGAATTGTGACGGCTTGCAGTGGCCATGGTTATTCGAACACGACGCAGCTTTTGCAGGCCGTGTATGGGCAACTTTCCCATTTCAACGCAATCGACAAGAATACGATCAGGAAAATCTAG
- a CDS encoding epoxyqueuosine reductase QueH → MNMNTKKDIQSVVPKHNFQVDLDRIIRRLERTGEVPHLLLHACCAPCSSYTIEYLSQYFKITLFYYNPNIAPDEEYRHRVEEIKRFVAEFKTKHPVTLIEGEYNPKKFYDAVRGLESEPEGGKRCRKCFKLRLAESARLAKELGAEYFTTTLTISPMKDAQVLNEVAQEQCDIYGIKRLPSDFKKKGGYKRSIQLSAEYNLYRQNYCGCVYSKRDAEARDTQKNEDTAP, encoded by the coding sequence ATGAATATGAATACTAAAAAAGACATTCAATCGGTTGTGCCGAAGCATAATTTCCAGGTGGACCTGGACCGCATCATTCGGCGACTGGAGCGCACCGGCGAGGTGCCGCACCTGCTGCTCCATGCCTGCTGCGCGCCATGCAGCAGCTACACCATCGAATACCTTTCGCAGTATTTCAAGATTACGCTCTTCTATTACAACCCGAACATCGCCCCCGACGAGGAATACCGGCACCGCGTCGAAGAAATCAAGCGTTTCGTCGCAGAATTCAAGACAAAGCACCCAGTCACCTTAATCGAAGGCGAATATAACCCCAAGAAATTCTACGACGCCGTGCGCGGCCTCGAAAGCGAGCCCGAAGGCGGCAAGCGCTGCCGCAAGTGCTTCAAGCTTCGCCTCGCCGAATCGGCCAGGCTCGCCAAAGAACTCGGCGCCGAATACTTCACCACCACGCTCACCATCAGCCCCATGAAAGACGCCCAGGTGCTGAACGAAGTGGCGCAGGAACAGTGCGATATCTACGGAATCAAGCGACTCCCCAGCGATTTCAAGAAAAAGGGCGGCTACAAGCGTTCCATACAGCTTTCGGCAGAATACAATCTATACAGGCAGAACTACTGCGGTTGCGTGTACTCGAAGCGCGATGCCGAGGCCCGTGACACCCAGAAGAACGAAGATACGGCCCCCTAG